The Actinomycetota bacterium DNA window CATACCTGAACAGACCGACCGTCCGAGCCCGCTCCGCCCGGACCTGATCCTCATTCCTGCCCTGACTACCGGTCACGTTCCCAGCTCCCTTGTCTCGTGATGAACACACGAAGGGCGAGGCTTCCCGACCAGTCGGGCGGCGCCAAGGGTCAGTTCGTGTTGGCCACCAGCACCGCCCCGCCCGGGGCGAGTAGCCGGCCACCCGTGATCGCGGAGACCAGCTGCCACGGCGACACCGCGCCGACCACCCCGAGCCGGCGACGAGCCGCGGCAGCCACCACCCCGACCACCTCGACCGCATCCGCGAACACCGACCGGGTTGGACCGATCGGGCCGTGCAGCGGGTCGAGCTCGATGAGCAGCCCGGCGAGGATCGAGCGCACCGTCTCCGCGTTCCGGCCGAACGCGCGCAGCCAGCCCCGGACCGTCGACACCGGCCGGTCCAGCAAGACGGCGATCGGTCGATGCCCGGCCCCAGCGGCCTTCTGCCGTAGGGCTGCCCCGATCACCTCGGCGGTGTCGGCCCGGCGCCACAGGCACGCCACGCTCACCAGCACATGCGTCACCCGGCAGCCAGCGCATCGGACCCGCCGCGGTCGCAGCCGCCCGACGCCGCGAACAGTCCTCGCCCGGGCATAGCCCCACCGGGCCAGGCCGCCGCCGCACGGGCAGACCAGCTCGCCCGCC harbors:
- a CDS encoding helix-turn-helix domain-containing protein, giving the protein MSVACLWRRADTAEVIGAALRQKAAGAGHRPIAVLLDRPVSTVRGWLRAFGRNAETVRSILAGLLIELDPLHGPIGPTRSVFADAVEVVGVVAAAARRRLGVVGAVSPWQLVSAITGGRLLAPGGAVLVANTN